One genomic segment of Brevibacillus laterosporus LMG 15441 includes these proteins:
- the yhbY gene encoding ribosome assembly RNA-binding protein YhbY codes for MLTGKQKRYLRSMAHHLTPIFQVGKGGVNENMVKQIQEALEVRELIKVSILQNNMDDKHAVAEDLATGAGAEMVQLIGHTVVLYKESKENKTIVLP; via the coding sequence ATGCTAACTGGTAAACAAAAACGTTATTTGCGCTCTATGGCTCACCACCTTACGCCTATTTTTCAAGTAGGGAAGGGCGGAGTAAATGAAAATATGGTAAAGCAGATTCAAGAGGCTCTAGAGGTACGCGAGCTTATTAAAGTCTCCATTTTGCAAAATAATATGGATGACAAGCATGCAGTGGCAGAAGATTTGGCAACTGGAGCAGGTGCGGAAATGGTACAATTAATCGGTCATACCGTTGTTTTGTACAAAGAGTCAAAAGAAAATAAAACGATCGTGCTACCATAG